In Kushneria marisflavi, the following are encoded in one genomic region:
- a CDS encoding Tex family protein has product MTKISSMAERLAAELSEAAGATAVRPAQIEATIALLDEGATVPFISRYRKEATGGLDDSQLRLLETRLRYLRELDERRATVLSSIEEQGKLDDDLRASILASDTKQRLEDLYLPYRKKRRTKAQIAREAGLEPLADALLNDPTLTPESLADDYLDEAQGITDARMALDGARQILMERFAESPTLVGRLRDRLWQEAELVSTMLAGQENSGAKFSDYFDHREKLIKTPSHRALAMFRGRQEGVLGLALKLPDEDEAPIHPCEVEIAREFGISDHARPADRWLKEVVRWTWRVKLYTHLETELLGQLREQAEATAISVFADNLKDLLLAAPAGARATLGLDPGLRTGVKVAVVDATGKVVDHTAIYPHAPRNQWEASLSTLTELCKRHDVGLVAIGNGTASRETDRLAADLLDRLKGRDVAKVMVSEAGASVYSASEFASRELPELDVTIRGAVSIARRLQDPLAELVKIDPKSIGVGQYQHDVSQLMLARSLDAVVEDCVNAVGVDLNTASSALLARVSGLNNTLADNIVAWRDNHGAFDNRRQILEVARLGPRTFEQCAGFLRISGGSNPLDASAVHPEAYPLAERIAQASRRNLQALIGDSDFLRSVRAADYVDERFGLPTVSDLLKELQKPGRDPRPEFRAAQFQEGIEKVSDLVAGMVLEGVITNVTHFGAFVDVGVHQDGLVHISALSHQFVQDPRSVVKAGDVVKVKVMSVDQARGRIGLSMRLDDTPEAEQGVSTDSAKRSGRDRPKAKGREKTASQEPVGSLGAALLKAGAGKPSDRKR; this is encoded by the coding sequence ATGACAAAGATTTCTTCGATGGCAGAACGACTGGCTGCTGAGCTTTCCGAAGCTGCTGGCGCCACTGCTGTTCGCCCTGCTCAGATCGAGGCCACCATCGCCCTGCTGGATGAGGGCGCGACAGTGCCGTTTATCTCCCGCTATCGCAAGGAGGCCACTGGTGGCCTTGATGATAGTCAGTTGCGCCTTCTCGAGACCCGGCTGCGCTATCTGCGTGAGCTCGATGAGCGCCGAGCGACGGTACTATCGTCAATCGAGGAGCAGGGCAAACTCGATGATGACTTGCGCGCCAGTATTCTTGCGTCCGACACCAAGCAGCGTCTGGAAGACCTTTATCTGCCCTATCGCAAGAAGCGACGCACCAAGGCGCAGATTGCCCGGGAGGCGGGGCTCGAGCCGCTGGCCGATGCCCTTTTGAATGACCCAACACTGACGCCCGAGTCGCTGGCGGATGACTATCTCGATGAGGCGCAGGGCATCACGGATGCTCGCATGGCACTGGATGGTGCCCGCCAGATTCTGATGGAGCGTTTTGCCGAGTCTCCAACGCTGGTCGGTCGGCTGCGGGATCGTCTGTGGCAGGAGGCCGAGCTTGTTTCCACGATGCTGGCCGGGCAGGAAAACAGCGGGGCGAAGTTTTCGGACTACTTTGATCATCGTGAAAAGCTCATCAAAACGCCCTCGCATCGAGCGCTGGCCATGTTTCGTGGTCGTCAGGAGGGCGTGCTGGGGCTGGCCCTCAAGCTGCCGGACGAAGATGAGGCCCCGATTCATCCCTGTGAAGTCGAGATCGCACGCGAGTTTGGTATCAGTGACCATGCCCGGCCTGCCGATCGCTGGCTGAAGGAGGTGGTGCGCTGGACGTGGCGGGTCAAGCTCTATACGCATCTGGAAACCGAGCTGCTTGGGCAACTGCGTGAGCAGGCAGAAGCTACAGCGATCAGCGTCTTTGCCGATAACCTGAAGGATCTGCTGCTGGCAGCGCCGGCCGGGGCGCGCGCGACGCTGGGGCTCGACCCGGGGCTTCGCACCGGCGTCAAGGTGGCCGTGGTGGACGCCACCGGCAAGGTGGTGGATCACACGGCCATCTATCCGCATGCGCCACGGAATCAATGGGAGGCCTCGCTGTCTACCCTGACCGAGCTGTGCAAAAGACATGATGTGGGGCTGGTGGCCATCGGGAACGGTACTGCCAGTCGCGAAACCGATCGACTGGCTGCTGATTTACTGGATCGGCTCAAGGGTCGGGATGTGGCAAAGGTCATGGTGAGTGAGGCCGGCGCTTCGGTATATTCCGCCTCCGAGTTTGCCTCGCGCGAACTGCCGGAGCTGGATGTCACCATCCGCGGCGCCGTATCGATTGCGCGCCGCCTGCAGGACCCTTTGGCCGAGCTGGTCAAGATCGATCCAAAGTCGATCGGGGTAGGGCAGTATCAGCACGATGTGTCACAGCTGATGCTGGCGCGCTCGCTGGATGCCGTGGTCGAGGATTGCGTCAACGCCGTGGGGGTGGATCTCAATACCGCCTCATCGGCGCTGTTGGCCCGCGTATCGGGCCTTAACAATACTCTGGCCGACAATATCGTGGCCTGGCGTGACAATCATGGCGCCTTTGACAACCGACGCCAGATTCTTGAGGTCGCCCGTCTGGGACCCAGGACCTTTGAGCAGTGCGCGGGCTTTTTGCGTATCAGCGGTGGCAGCAACCCGCTGGATGCCTCGGCAGTGCATCCCGAGGCCTATCCACTGGCCGAGCGCATTGCTCAGGCCAGTCGACGTAATTTGCAGGCGCTGATCGGCGACAGCGATTTTCTGCGCAGTGTGCGTGCTGCAGACTACGTTGACGAGCGCTTCGGGCTGCCAACGGTCAGCGATCTGTTGAAGGAGTTGCAAAAGCCGGGCCGTGATCCGCGGCCCGAATTTCGCGCGGCGCAGTTCCAGGAAGGTATCGAGAAGGTCAGCGATCTGGTGGCCGGCATGGTACTTGAAGGCGTGATCACCAACGTGACGCACTTTGGCGCGTTTGTGGATGTTGGGGTTCATCAGGATGGTCTGGTGCACATCTCGGCGCTGTCGCATCAGTTTGTGCAGGACCCGCGGTCGGTGGTCAAGGCCGGCGACGTGGTGAAGGTCAAGGTCATGAGCGTAGACCAGGCGCGCGGGCGCATCGGGCTGTCCATGCGTCTTGACGATACCCCGGAGGCCGAGCAGGGCGTCAGCACCGATAGTGCTAAGCGATCCGGGCGTGACAGGCCAAAGGCAAAAGGCAGGGAAAAGACTGCCTCGCAGGAGCCGGTCGGGTCACTGGGGGCTGCGCTTTTGAAGGCAGGCGCCGGCAAGCCGAGCGATCGCAAGCGCTGA
- the gshA gene encoding glutamate--cysteine ligase — protein MSEQFTRRIDGLSAPAQQGLFGRIRRGIEKEGLRVDSQGRIVATPHPHALGSKLTHPYITTDYSESLLEYITPVFSRPSDALAFLGDLHRYSYRYLGQELIWPSSMPAELDGNDSVPIADYGSSNVGTMKRVYRNGLDMRYGRIMQSIAGIHYNFSLPDELWTHLQEIDGQQDVSAQAFRSRAYFDLIRNFRRNSWVLMYLFGASPAVDRSFLEGRDAGLLPHGQQTLLSDTASTLRMSDLGYQNKVQSQLRICFNSLENYIGTLRHAIVTPWPAYEREGVEVDGQWRQLNANMLQIENEYYSDIRPKRVARHDETPTQAMESRGVEYIEVRCLDLNPFTPLGIDEQQIHFIDTFLVWCLLSPSPWINDEECDRLDDNRAHVVRSGRDASLKLSFAQGDRPLAECLEEIFDAMAPIAELMDSADDDGAHQQALAGLRELIHHPEKTPAGRMHQQMRDSGSDFVTWSLERAREHAQWFAETPMDPARDTLLDQLVETSHQQQRETEESDDIDFSTFLQRYFEHARRLKVNNGAQ, from the coding sequence TTGTCCGAGCAATTCACTCGCCGCATCGATGGATTGAGCGCACCGGCGCAGCAGGGCCTTTTTGGCCGCATTCGCCGTGGCATTGAAAAGGAAGGGCTGCGCGTGGATTCTCAGGGGCGCATTGTGGCCACGCCTCATCCGCATGCTCTGGGCTCGAAGCTGACCCACCCCTATATCACGACCGATTATTCCGAGTCGCTGCTGGAGTACATTACCCCGGTGTTCTCGCGACCCTCGGATGCGCTCGCCTTTCTGGGCGATCTTCATCGTTACAGCTATCGCTACCTGGGGCAGGAACTGATCTGGCCCTCGAGCATGCCGGCTGAACTCGATGGCAACGATAGTGTTCCGATTGCCGATTATGGCAGCTCCAACGTGGGCACCATGAAGCGGGTTTACCGTAACGGTCTGGACATGCGCTATGGGCGCATCATGCAGTCCATTGCCGGTATCCATTACAATTTTTCGCTGCCCGATGAGCTCTGGACGCATCTTCAGGAGATTGACGGTCAGCAGGATGTCTCGGCACAGGCGTTTCGCTCGCGGGCCTATTTTGATCTGATTCGCAATTTCCGCCGTAACAGCTGGGTGCTGATGTATCTGTTTGGCGCCTCTCCTGCGGTGGATCGCAGTTTCCTCGAAGGACGCGATGCCGGATTACTGCCTCATGGGCAGCAGACCCTGCTTTCTGATACCGCGTCCACGCTTCGCATGAGCGATCTGGGCTATCAGAACAAGGTGCAGTCGCAGCTGCGCATCTGCTTTAACTCGCTTGAAAACTATATCGGTACCCTGCGCCATGCCATCGTGACGCCATGGCCTGCCTATGAGCGCGAAGGCGTTGAAGTGGATGGGCAGTGGCGTCAGCTCAATGCCAACATGCTGCAGATTGAAAACGAGTATTACAGCGATATTCGTCCCAAGCGTGTGGCGCGCCACGATGAAACGCCGACTCAGGCGATGGAGTCACGTGGCGTTGAATATATTGAAGTGCGCTGTCTGGATCTTAATCCGTTCACGCCGCTAGGCATTGATGAACAGCAGATCCACTTTATCGATACATTCCTCGTCTGGTGTCTTCTGTCCCCCAGCCCCTGGATCAACGATGAAGAATGTGACCGCCTCGATGACAATCGTGCACATGTGGTGCGAAGCGGCCGTGATGCGTCACTGAAGCTTTCCTTTGCTCAGGGTGATCGCCCTTTGGCCGAGTGTCTGGAAGAAATCTTCGATGCCATGGCACCTATTGCCGAGCTAATGGACAGCGCCGATGATGATGGCGCTCATCAACAGGCGCTAGCCGGATTGCGTGAGCTGATTCACCACCCCGAGAAGACCCCGGCCGGGCGCATGCATCAGCAGATGCGCGATAGCGGCAGTGATTTCGTGACCTGGTCGCTGGAGCGGGCACGTGAGCACGCGCAGTGGTTTGCCGAGACTCCAATGGACCCGGCACGCGACACGCTGCTTGATCAACTGGTGGAAACTTCACATCAACAGCAGCGTGAAACCGAAGAGAGTGATGACATCGACTTTTCGACCTTTTTGCAGCGTTATTTCGAACATGCGCGTCGATTGAAGGTCAATAATGGCGCTCAATAA
- a CDS encoding disulfide bond formation protein B, with translation MTNLLNRSARQWCLVGSAFCIAMLAFALVLQYGFGLEPCPLCTFQRVAVLAALVPLIIGALHNPRGWGGSVYGVLALIGAGAGIFLAGRHVWLQHLPADQVPSCGPGLDYMMDVLPLQSVIATVLSSSGECADIKGSFLGVALPGWTLLGFIVLALIILGLITSAILRQRLNARVG, from the coding sequence ATGACGAATCTGTTGAATCGGTCGGCACGCCAGTGGTGTCTTGTTGGCAGTGCCTTTTGTATTGCCATGCTGGCCTTTGCGCTGGTGCTCCAGTACGGTTTCGGGCTTGAGCCCTGCCCGCTGTGCACCTTCCAGCGAGTGGCTGTGCTTGCAGCGCTGGTGCCCCTGATCATTGGTGCATTGCACAATCCGCGTGGCTGGGGCGGCAGTGTTTATGGAGTGTTGGCGCTCATCGGTGCCGGTGCCGGTATCTTCCTGGCAGGTCGTCATGTCTGGCTGCAGCACCTTCCCGCCGACCAGGTGCCAAGCTGTGGCCCGGGGCTGGATTACATGATGGACGTGCTGCCGCTTCAAAGCGTCATTGCCACCGTGCTGAGCTCTTCTGGTGAGTGTGCCGATATCAAGGGCAGCTTTTTGGGGGTAGCTTTGCCCGGCTGGACGCTGCTCGGGTTCATTGTGCTGGCCCTGATCATACTGGGCCTGATCACCAGCGCCATCCTGCGTCAGCGTTTAAACGCCCGCGTCGGATAA
- a CDS encoding FAD-dependent oxidoreductase: MAATTYDVLIVGGGVSGTALLYELARYTDVNAIGLLEKYDKVAIVNSHGRNNSQTIHCGDIETNYTLDKARTTKRTAGMVVNFGTKLPAEERDHIIYRYPKMVLGVGDKQCDFLRQRFETFRELFPNMRLLERDDIAAQEPKVVEGRDPAEKILALGSADEYTAVNYTTLSEAFVKYAEQDAEKKGMTCDLHLSTPVHKIEKEGDLFKITTPNKGTLQARYVVVAAGGHSLLFAHQMGYGLDKSCLPMAGSFYFTPRVLNGKVYTIQNENLPFAAVHGDPDVLVDGKTRFGPTALMLPLLERYNSKTFTEFLRVFRFDGSVAKVFWDLLKVRDIRNYVFKNFMYEVPVLREKLFHQSIKSIVPSLRAEDVQFAKGFGGVRPQLIDKTAKKLVMGEAKIDPGTGIVFNMTPSPGGTSCLGNAEKDLYLAQKFLGFNIDKEAFERDLLMGEVELRGLDEAPQMSPEKSSHGEDLDHEREKEKEDKSVGPSV, translated from the coding sequence ATGGCAGCAACGACGTATGATGTCCTTATCGTGGGTGGCGGCGTATCAGGCACTGCCCTTTTGTATGAACTGGCTCGATATACCGATGTCAATGCCATCGGTCTACTCGAGAAGTATGACAAGGTTGCCATCGTCAATTCGCATGGTCGCAACAACAGTCAGACCATTCACTGTGGCGATATCGAGACCAACTACACGCTGGACAAGGCGCGTACGACCAAGCGTACTGCCGGCATGGTGGTCAACTTTGGCACCAAGCTCCCGGCCGAAGAGCGCGATCACATCATCTATCGCTATCCCAAGATGGTGCTGGGCGTCGGCGACAAGCAGTGCGACTTCCTGCGCCAGCGCTTTGAAACCTTCCGTGAACTCTTCCCCAACATGCGTCTTCTGGAGCGCGACGACATCGCCGCTCAGGAACCTAAGGTGGTGGAAGGTCGCGACCCTGCCGAGAAGATTCTGGCATTGGGCTCGGCCGACGAATATACGGCGGTCAACTACACCACGCTGTCCGAAGCCTTTGTGAAATATGCCGAGCAGGATGCCGAGAAAAAGGGCATGACCTGCGATCTGCACCTTTCCACGCCGGTTCACAAGATCGAGAAGGAAGGTGATCTCTTCAAGATCACCACGCCCAACAAGGGCACTTTGCAGGCACGCTATGTTGTCGTCGCTGCCGGTGGTCATTCCCTGCTGTTTGCCCATCAGATGGGTTACGGTCTGGACAAGTCCTGCCTGCCGATGGCCGGGTCGTTTTATTTCACGCCCAGGGTGCTCAACGGCAAGGTTTACACCATCCAGAACGAGAACCTGCCCTTTGCGGCCGTTCATGGAGACCCGGACGTTCTGGTGGACGGCAAGACCCGCTTTGGCCCAACGGCCCTGATGCTGCCGCTGCTGGAGCGTTATAACAGCAAGACCTTCACGGAGTTTCTGCGTGTATTCCGCTTCGACGGCAGTGTGGCGAAGGTCTTCTGGGACCTGCTCAAGGTTCGCGACATCCGCAACTACGTGTTCAAGAACTTCATGTATGAAGTGCCGGTGCTGCGCGAGAAGCTCTTCCACCAGAGCATCAAGAGCATCGTACCAAGCCTTCGCGCCGAGGATGTCCAGTTCGCCAAGGGGTTTGGGGGCGTGCGTCCACAGTTGATCGACAAGACCGCTAAAAAGCTGGTCATGGGTGAAGCCAAGATCGATCCTGGCACCGGTATCGTGTTCAACATGACGCCATCGCCCGGCGGCACCAGCTGCCTGGGGAACGCAGAAAAGGATCTTTATCTGGCGCAGAAATTTCTGGGCTTCAATATCGACAAGGAAGCCTTTGAGCGCGATCTTCTGATGGGTGAAGTTGAACTTCGCGGCCTTGATGAGGCGCCGCAGATGTCGCCGGAAAAATCCTCTCACGGCGAAGATCTCGACCATGAGCGGGAAAAGGAAAAGGAAGACAAAAGCGTTGGTCCCAGCGTCTGA
- a CDS encoding histidinol-phosphatase, producing MTLAIFDLDNTLLGGDSDHAWNDFLVERGIVDRDHFRRENDRFHRAYDAGTLDIHEYLAFALEPLTRHSMAELDELHRRFMKERIDPIILPHGEALLEKHRAHGDLILIITATNRFVTGPIAQRLGVEHLLAVEPEMEDDRYTGRVTGTPSFREGKIVRLEQWLKTHDVSLEGAFFYSDSQNDLPLLERVDHPVAVDPDPVLADVARQRNWQIITLRDRDERLDSL from the coding sequence TTGACGCTGGCCATTTTCGATCTGGACAACACCCTGCTGGGCGGCGACAGCGATCACGCCTGGAACGATTTTTTAGTAGAACGAGGCATTGTCGACCGTGATCATTTTCGCCGTGAAAATGATCGATTCCATCGCGCCTACGATGCCGGCACGCTGGATATTCACGAATACCTGGCCTTTGCCCTCGAACCGCTGACTCGCCACAGCATGGCAGAGCTTGACGAGCTGCACCGCCGTTTCATGAAAGAGCGTATCGATCCCATCATTCTGCCCCATGGCGAGGCGCTACTGGAGAAGCACCGCGCCCACGGCGATCTGATTCTGATCATTACGGCCACCAATCGCTTTGTCACCGGGCCCATTGCGCAAAGACTCGGCGTCGAACATCTGCTTGCCGTGGAGCCCGAAATGGAAGATGACCGCTATACGGGGCGCGTCACGGGCACACCAAGTTTCCGCGAAGGGAAGATTGTCCGACTGGAGCAATGGCTCAAGACACATGACGTGTCGCTTGAAGGCGCCTTTTTCTACAGCGACTCCCAAAATGACCTCCCGCTGCTCGAACGGGTTGATCATCCTGTCGCCGTCGACCCGGATCCGGTGCTGGCCGACGTTGCCAGGCAGCGGAACTGGCAAATCATTACCCTGCGGGATCGCGACGAACGTCTCGATTCCCTATAA
- a CDS encoding RNA pyrophosphohydrolase, translating to MIDPDGFRPNVGIIIANCGGQVLWARRVGQNAWQFPQGGIKENETPHDALYRELKEEIGLHPDDVDILACTRGWLRYRLPKGLIRTHSRPLCIGQKQKWFLLRMRCQESSICVDTTPKPEFDGWRWVSYWYPLGQVVSFKRDVYRRALRELAPRLPGERPVDAAGQ from the coding sequence GTGATCGATCCCGACGGTTTCCGGCCCAACGTTGGCATCATTATTGCCAACTGCGGTGGCCAGGTACTGTGGGCACGACGGGTAGGACAGAATGCATGGCAATTTCCACAGGGTGGGATCAAGGAAAATGAGACGCCTCATGACGCCTTGTATCGAGAACTGAAAGAGGAGATCGGCCTGCATCCCGATGACGTCGATATACTGGCCTGCACACGTGGCTGGCTCAGATACCGATTGCCAAAGGGGCTGATTCGTACCCATTCGCGCCCGCTTTGCATTGGCCAGAAGCAGAAGTGGTTCCTGTTGCGCATGCGTTGTCAGGAATCCAGTATTTGTGTGGATACCACGCCCAAGCCCGAGTTTGACGGCTGGCGATGGGTCAGTTACTGGTATCCTCTGGGCCAGGTGGTGTCTTTCAAGCGTGACGTCTATCGGCGCGCCCTGCGAGAGCTGGCGCCGCGTTTGCCCGGAGAGCGTCCGGTGGATGCGGCCGGCCAATAG
- the ptsP gene encoding phosphoenolpyruvate--protein phosphotransferase has protein sequence MLEILRRIVQEVNGARSLDAALSIIVRRIRKAMQTDVCSVYLRDDERDCFILMDTIGLNASAIGQVTLKPGEGLVGLVGQREEPLNIEEAPSHSHFRYFAETGEERYSSFLGVPIIHQRRVLGVLVVQQREKRQFGEGEEAFLITMAAQLAGVLVHALSTGALARLSDPGTQAMLSGIAAAPGMAIGEAFVVVPSANLEAVPERVPDDIEAEVLRLREAIDCVRHDIRQAAERLASRISAQEQALFDVYQQMLGDAALGNEVEKRIREGQWAPYALSRVVQRHVSYLERVDDNYLRERAADIRDLGRRVLAHLQKDSDTRKPVYPERTILVGDEISAAQLGEIPREKLAGLVALRGSSTSHVAILARAMGIPVVMGMNDLPISRLAGTPMIVDGYRGRLILRPQPDLLVRYESMIEEEEALTSMLESEQSLPSETSDGFRIRLMINTGLAVEMSGSPAARIDGVGLYRTEVPFMMHQRFPSEKEQTRIYREQLQGFAPLPVVMRTLDIGGDKSLPYFPIEEENPFLGWRGIRVTLDHPEVLMVQLRAMLRAAEGLDNLRILLPMVTSVEEVDAVCRLLDRAIQELRDDGVQVERPLLGVMLEVPAVIYQLEALASRVDFFSVGSNDLIQYLLAVDRNNARVSGLYDACQPAVLRALDHIARESRRLKVSASVCGELAGDPIGALLLMGMGYRVLSMNAPNLSRVRAAIRRVSMEGAQNLVSDVLALHSLTETRELVYQRMKEWELAHLLPPRD, from the coding sequence ATGCTCGAAATTCTTCGCCGCATCGTTCAGGAGGTGAACGGCGCCCGCAGCCTGGATGCGGCGCTGTCGATCATTGTGCGGCGCATACGCAAGGCAATGCAGACCGACGTCTGTTCGGTCTATCTGCGCGATGACGAGCGTGACTGCTTCATCCTGATGGATACCATCGGACTTAACGCCTCGGCCATCGGTCAGGTGACCCTGAAACCGGGGGAAGGTCTGGTGGGTCTTGTCGGTCAGCGTGAAGAGCCTCTCAATATCGAGGAGGCCCCGTCACATTCCCACTTTCGCTACTTCGCCGAGACCGGCGAGGAGCGCTATTCAAGCTTTCTTGGCGTGCCCATCATTCATCAGCGCCGCGTGCTGGGTGTTCTGGTCGTCCAGCAGCGTGAAAAACGCCAGTTCGGCGAAGGTGAAGAAGCCTTTCTGATTACCATGGCGGCTCAGCTGGCCGGTGTGCTGGTGCATGCCCTGTCGACCGGTGCGCTGGCGCGACTGAGCGACCCCGGGACCCAGGCCATGCTCAGCGGCATTGCGGCCGCGCCCGGGATGGCCATTGGTGAAGCCTTTGTGGTGGTGCCCTCGGCCAACCTGGAGGCCGTGCCCGAGCGTGTGCCCGACGATATCGAGGCCGAGGTCCTGCGGCTGCGAGAGGCCATCGATTGCGTGCGTCATGACATTCGACAGGCGGCAGAGCGTCTGGCCAGTCGTATTTCGGCGCAGGAGCAGGCGCTGTTTGATGTTTATCAGCAGATGCTCGGAGACGCTGCGCTGGGCAATGAGGTCGAAAAGCGCATCCGGGAAGGGCAGTGGGCCCCTTATGCGCTGTCACGGGTCGTGCAGCGCCATGTCAGTTATCTCGAGCGTGTGGATGACAACTATCTGCGCGAACGCGCCGCGGACATTCGCGACCTGGGGCGTCGCGTGCTGGCGCATCTGCAAAAGGACAGTGACACCCGAAAGCCGGTCTACCCCGAACGTACCATTCTGGTAGGCGATGAGATCAGCGCTGCGCAACTGGGTGAAATTCCGCGTGAAAAACTGGCGGGGCTGGTAGCGCTGCGCGGCTCGAGCACCTCTCACGTGGCGATTCTGGCCCGAGCGATGGGCATCCCGGTCGTGATGGGGATGAACGATTTGCCCATTTCCCGGCTGGCCGGTACACCCATGATCGTTGATGGCTATCGGGGTCGGCTGATTCTTCGCCCGCAGCCGGATCTGCTGGTGCGCTACGAGAGCATGATCGAGGAAGAAGAAGCCCTCACCTCGATGCTTGAAAGTGAGCAATCGCTGCCCAGTGAAACCAGCGACGGCTTTCGTATCCGTTTGATGATCAATACGGGGCTTGCCGTGGAAATGAGCGGCTCGCCTGCGGCGCGCATCGACGGTGTAGGGCTTTATCGCACCGAAGTGCCCTTCATGATGCATCAGCGCTTTCCCAGCGAGAAAGAGCAGACGCGGATCTATCGCGAGCAGCTTCAGGGATTTGCGCCGCTGCCGGTGGTCATGCGCACACTCGATATAGGGGGCGACAAGTCATTGCCCTATTTCCCCATCGAGGAAGAGAACCCGTTTCTGGGATGGCGTGGCATTCGGGTAACACTGGATCATCCCGAAGTGCTGATGGTGCAGCTGCGGGCCATGCTCAGGGCAGCAGAAGGTCTTGATAATCTTCGGATTCTGCTGCCGATGGTCACCAGTGTTGAAGAGGTCGATGCGGTCTGTCGCCTGTTGGACCGCGCCATTCAGGAACTGCGTGATGATGGTGTTCAGGTCGAGCGCCCATTGCTGGGGGTCATGCTGGAAGTGCCGGCCGTGATCTATCAGCTCGAAGCGCTCGCCTCACGCGTGGATTTCTTCTCGGTGGGCAGTAACGATCTGATCCAGTATCTGCTGGCGGTGGATCGTAACAACGCGCGTGTATCCGGACTCTACGATGCCTGTCAGCCGGCAGTGCTTCGGGCGCTGGATCACATTGCACGTGAAAGCCGGCGTTTGAAGGTCTCTGCCTCGGTCTGTGGCGAGCTGGCGGGCGACCCCATTGGTGCGCTGTTATTGATGGGGATGGGATACCGGGTGCTGTCCATGAACGCGCCCAACCTTTCACGTGTGCGCGCCGCCATTCGTCGTGTGTCGATGGAGGGGGCCCAGAACCTGGTCAGTGATGTGCTGGCGCTGCATTCGCTGACCGAAACGCGCGAGCTGGTTTATCAGCGCATGAAAGAGTGGGAACTGGCCCATCTATTACCGCCCAGGGACTGA